GCTGATGAAAATGGATTGTTAATAGCTACTGATGTAGCTGCAAGAGGTTTGGATATTCCAAATGTTGAGCATGTAATACATTATCAAGTTCCTAGAACAAGTGAGGTATGTGTCAATGGATATAAAGTAAATTAGCGTTAGTTAAACGCAACATTACGGCGTAATATAGATAAAATAATCGCTTGCATCACATTATAATATATCTGATTAAAATACAAGTTTTTCTCTTAATTTTGTacttgtaattattatttagaGTTATGTACACAGAAGTGGAAGAACAGCAAGAGCACAAAAAGATGGTATAACAGTTCTTATGATGGAACCATCTGAAAAGGAATATTATAGCAAATTGTGTAAAACACTTGGTCGTAGTAAGTGAATAAACTAAACAATGATATACTGTTTGATAATTTGCACTTTTAATATGAATACAATCTTTTTATATCTAGCGGAAGATTTACCTATGTTTCCTGTAGTAGATAGATTGCTAATTGCAACTAAAGAGAGAGTTGAGATTGCCCGAGAAATTGATAAGTTGGAATTAAAATGTCGTAGAGATAATTCAAAAAAAGGTTGGTTACGTAAAGCAGTTGAAGAAATGGATTTGGTTTTAGAGGAGGACGAAGAGTAAGATATAATTTAGTTAAAAGCATCAATAATGATTGTTACTATATGTTTTATTCTATGACAAAAACGATCTTATTTCTCAGAAATttagcagcagaaatggaagAAACGGCATCCCTAAAGTAtcagttaaaaaaaaagaagcatcAATTGGCATCGCTTATGTCGAAAATGCTATTTCCAAAAGGATTTTCTGGAAAGTATCCTGATGTTAATATTGAGTATAAATTAAATGATGACAATCAGAAAGCCATTGATGTAATGAAAAAGGTTATAGAAGAAATtccaaagaagaagaaagaaagaaataaaaagccTCATATAAAAAGAAGTTCTTTTAAAACCAAGAttctaagaaaaaaaaatagaaataaagtataatacgaattattttattaaaataaaagggaatgaattgtaaataaagatgtcaTACACTTTTCtcatatatttgttttattttgtacATCTTATCTTTCTTGCAGTAAAacaaattttaagaaaaattggtCAGGTATTTTTTTGTACATATTACATCGTTCcgattaatttcttttcttcttagaAAAAAATTGAGCTTTTTattcttaaaattttattcgttttcgTTACTAGTGTTAGTACGTATGGCAAACATATGTACCTGCAATTATTACGATTTTTtgaatattacatattatttcgTAGTGCTTTTTGTATAATATGATACAGTTTCAATTTCTAATGGTACGTTGATTAAAATAATCAACGGGTTCTCGATCATCAAACACAGCCGGTTAGCTTATAACAGTAAAATTCTTCATTTTCAGAATATCGTGTTGTAAATAACTTCGTCTTCCGTGCTGATAATCGAATCAATTTGATTGTTCGTTACCATAGAGTTTGCGTATCTACTGTCATCGCCAATCTTGTTTGGCAGAGCTGTGGACGAATCACGACCTTTAACAATAATTTTGATCCTAGCCATCACATGACTTCCGGGACACTTCTCGACCTGCGCAGCCGCATTCTCGCAAATTTCtgcataaatgtcatcagcttTGGTCCTGGTTAACTTGGGAAGGGATGGCACTGGTGTAAGACTATCTCTAACACGAGAATAATTGGGCTGTAATTCAACATTTGCCGGCATTTCTAAAACACTGGTGGACGCTGATCTTTGTACAGGTTGCTTGGAAGAGTTCGAATGACTCGGATGGGAGGTAGTTTCTGGCTCCAAACTGGAGTAACGCTCTTGACACCTCATCGCAATTTCTGGTTTCACTGCAAACGTAAACGAAGCCGATTTTTTTGCGGGATTTCTGCTACGACCACCTTGGGCGAATTTTGAAATTCGATCTAGAAATCCATTCCGACAATTTTGTCTAGTTTGACTTTTCTCCCTAACGGTGCTCTTCTTTAACTGTTCCAGTCCGTCTTTCAAGCTTTGTAGAATTGGCTTCGTTTCCGGTTTCGGCTTGATTTTCTTCAAATGCATCTCTTTAAGATTTTCACCGACTGGATGCAGTTTCAGAGGTGCCACTCTTGGTTCCGTTGCACGATCTCCGACAGCCCGGCTAAAGTGGAAGAACAGGTTAAGCCACAtagaatatatatttacaaatgtTTTGCATCCTTTGAATATCGCGGTAATACGGGACGTTGTACGGTATATTATTTTCTAACAGTGATTGCATATATTGTATTTTGACCTATCAGTACATGTACGTGCGCATATTGTACATGAAATCGATCTTTGCTTGATACATCGATCTAGAAACAATCGacttataaaaaattgatattgcaatctatgaataaaataaaatatgaagttAATTACATTATAATAAAGAAATTCATTAAGCAGGTGTGCATTAATAATAGTCCATAATTAATATTCTGCTTGAGTCTTTGGCCAATCGATTAAATTGCAAACAACTAGGTTTAAACAACGGAAATAGTAATATCATAAATCAAATTGTGCGTACATGACACATTTATATTCTGCGTTAACATGTATTTATTctttgaataattcaaataattttatatctgATTAATTAATAATGAGAATGCGCTTAATTTTTCGTGCATCTTATTGTTAGCAgtttgaaaaaataatatacCATAAACCTGCATAGTATAAATAATCGATAATcaatgtaaaattaatttacctGCAGGCAGATAATAATCGTTGCATTTTCGGCGATGCCAAAAGTCTAGCTTCTGACGGATAACCTAGTCGAGCTCTTCTTACTCTTGGCGCTCCATTTCCGGTTACAACTAATTCAAGCATTTCAGGATTGTGAACTGGTCTTTCCGGTACGATGCATCCTAAAACAATTGGCCCTCGAGTCGAACTCTCCAGTTGCATTAAACCACCATATTCCCTTGGCAATGGTACAGGTAGTGGACCGGCTATCAAACGGACCTGAAAATggcaaaatttttaaatatgcaATTCAGTAACAAGCGGCAATAGTAAGacgaatttaattttaatatcattattaattcattggtctgtatattaatattaatggtATTATTTGTGTTATAGTACTTACTCGCTgattatttatatacttcaagcattatatttttaataagtttacaaatttctgtaaatattcaaatatacaaGATCTCGTAATAGATACGGGGGACAAAACACTATCAAAGGAAAGCAACGATAGAAAGAAACATGAATGGAAGAAAACAATGGAATAAACTTACCCTGAGAGGCAATGGTCTTCTTGCAAGGTGATGCACTTTGTATAATACTGCATCGCTTCCGGTATCGATACTTCCATTCTGACATATAGCATAAAATTCGCCTCTTGCTGATAAGGGAGCAAATACTTCCCGACCGTGTGGATCCAAACACTGAGCGTACTGATCCTTTTCGGAAGAGCTGCCGGAAATTCCGAAGGAAACCGTACTACATTTCCTTGTGTCTTGAAAAACAGCTATTAATCGTAGAATTTCCCCAGCTCTGATCGTGGTTTTTGTGTAATGAGCTCTTAAATTGCCATTTTCTGCAAATAAATAAAGAACTTTTAATTACAAAGTTTTTGGTGCTTAAGAAATTACAGAGACGAAATTGAGATACAAGAGAAGTAtaaaatcattaatttaatgcgaataaaagaaaatatggaAATGTAAGTGCAaaataaaactataaaaataataaaagaaatcatTTTTACGATGGTTAGTGTTCGATATgattttatatacataaatcttgcaaacaattttttaaaagtaattaattattaacaagTTAATAATCATATTAATCGtcaattattaatttgttcattatttttctattaatcaCAATACGTGTCAACTTTTGAAATATAAAACAATCTCCTCTACAGTGCTCTTTTGATTGCACAAAATTTTTGTTGATAGAGATTATTAATAacaatatgtataattaaataatatataataataaccaTAGTAATGTGATTCAATGTAATCTACGAGTAATAATGATTAATCTTagtgtatataatatgtatatacatgtcaGTATTATCATAAAAAGCAATAGTTCATAAAAATAAGCATATAGATAatacatatttctatattatatcGTAAAATATAGCTTTAGTTCAtactaaaaaatattgtatttaattatacatatgtacatcttttattcatcagtgaattttatatatttaattaaattaaagtagtgaacgaatatttcttttctaaTACATTCATCTTGCATATCCACCTCTTAAATGTATTTACTtttttttgtatgaaatatGGTGTGTTTACTGCTGAATTCGTCGATTCAAACGTGCTCGACTTGCCGCCGTGTTGACATCCCCACCACTACGGAACATGTAAGACGAAGTTGCCGCGCGGAGCGATATTCGGATGTCAATGATTGTAGTGTTAAGACGTATCAATTGATTTCGCGTGATTTATTATGTGTATTATTCCCATTTACATATTCTGCTATTTTGCCGTCTTCCTATGATACTTCAGGTTTGTCTAATTAACGCACgttcatttattaatattattgaatattattacAATATGAAATAACCTCTTACGCCTTCTTTTTTCAGACGTGAGCAAGACCATCGTCCCTCTTTCCTAATCCAGTGGAGTTTTTTCAAAGACCACCAAAGTGAGTTCATTATCtcaataaataattgaaatcgGCGATATACATGAAAGATTATTGAATTTGTCCTGAGAAGTACTCTCAGAGGTACTAACGTTAAGAATATTTTTGACCTACCTATTAATTTTCGATGACAATACAATTTCttgtttaatagaaaatatgatATAGTACCTCTTAGAATTAATGTCGACAATTTTAAGTGTATGACAAAGACAGAGACTTTAATGCTCACGCGGTATGCCTCTTATATCACTGTTTTGCGTATTTCCGTcgttacacacacacacacacgcacgcacgcacgcacgcacgcacgcacgcacgcatacacacacacacatacacacacacacacacacacacacacacacacacacacacacacatatgtatTCTATTTATCGCATTTAACTTTCTGCTACCGTTTGGAACGTATAATTTGCGCATTCCCCATATTTCTCTTTTTACCAGATCAGGGTACGAACATTGATATTTATATGCATTTAGGTCAAGAACGTTGCTGCTTGTCATTACGATATTACATTCATGTGTGtcattatttctctttttttttctctcctttctctGTGTTTTGTTTTCTTTGCCTTCTCTGCCACTTTTTTGTACGCTATTGATTCACTTTACTCTCTTCGTTCGCGTTtaacttctttctttttatactAAGATTATCTCCTATTTTCTTCTCCATTTACGCTACATTTTATATCCTGTTAGACTGAATTTTTTACTCTTTtgtcataaatatttaatagacCTTCTTACGTTTTCAACGTATTGTTATTTAACACTCTTATCGccattttcttcgtttcttccatTTTCATTTTCGTACTCTCGCTTCACATGCTTAATTACATTTCCAAAGAGATACTAATGAACGGATACGAACGCGACATTCCAAGTAGTTAATTTATACAATTAACGAGTTATCTCAAAGAATGATGCGTATGTGTAATAGAAGAACGAATTTAGAGTTTAGTACGTATTTTATATTCACAATATTTTCACTTACCCATTTTCGAGTGGGTCAGAATATATGCCCTTAAAGGTGCAGCCAAAAGAAACGCTGGTACCCCTGCTCGTACTAAGGAATCGACTCTTCTGTAGACTCTTGCACTACCCGTTGTATTGTTGCCAGATATCACAGAAAACCATCCTGAAATTGAAGAGAATGAAAGTTCATTTTTGTACGTGTTTGTATAATtgtgaaaataataaatcttaCGTTCGTTGTCTTTCGACAAAACTATCTTATACTGAATCATATTCGTTTGaaaaaaactgaaaattgcaAAGAGAATTGCAAGGGGAATGTCGTCAGACCGTATACTTCctatgataatatttcagggGAGAGGTTTGTGTAGAAGCATTAGGCGTGTAGGATAATACTTTCTACGATTGAATGCAAATTTCACTGCTCAATTGCTTCGAGAGTAATGATATTCAGACACGGGAACGACCATTGATGATTGTTCGTAATGTGCCaatgtaatttattaataagAGAACTGACATTTACGTTTCATTATTCTTGGATATTTTTTCCATACGCTTGCAGATTAATTCTTCTATGTCTTATAAAGATACCAAACTTTGATATTTTCCTTTGCATTTCACTTTAATATTCAGATCGCTTAAATCGTAGCTCTTCTATCGTCACTATAAAAAATGTTTCGAGGTTGAGTGGCAGAACTTTTTTCCTTggaaaaatttcttaaatatatcgTTCACCAGGCTGCATTATGAATAATGGATGATGCAGCGGGTAGCAATAATGTCAGTAATGAAATAGTAGACTAAATTAGTTTCTACAAAGTAGAGGAATCATCCTAGTTTGTaacatatattttacataaaattatcgAGTCAAAGTAACTGCAAATTGTGAACgaatattcaaataattatGGATAGAAACTAGGAGTATTGGTAAAAATGACACGAGAAAATTAGAAATTGTACACAACATTTATACAAAATCATAGGTACGTTTATTTTATCTATTCAATGGAACAAAGTATTTAGAGAGGGTTTATTTCTTTTAAAGTTAGGTGATTTTTTTCGATATTCGTTTTTTTTCGTATAACAGTTAGATGAAACAGTAATGTGCGAAACGTAGAGAATCAGCATTTACTTACATGCGCGATAAAAGCTTTATCCAAGATTTATGAAGATTATGCTAATGAAATGAGGCAATCTGGCTCGGTGATGCAGCTTAAATTACGAGCGTATAATTTCAAGCACAAAGAGAATGTTGAAGTAAATatgaatgtaaataatattcgatTAAAGTTGATATAACTACGACTAGTGGATAAATGGAAACGTAACAAACTAAagaaacaataatattttattgataatgGCAGAGTTTGCAAAATGTATATCCATAACGACACGATAACTATCGATTTTGTAAACAACGTTGAATGTACTATTTCCTCggttttaattatatttcttattagACAAATTTTCTTCGTTCTCTCTGCATCGTACAATTGCTCCAATTTTTACAATGAAAAGCATTGGCAAAATAAGATAGTCACGCTCCATTTGAATAGATTTGCAAGTATACGTATAACGATGATTGCAAGTAGAAGCAAAGTAGCTGATCGAACAAGCTTAATTCGCGGAGTTACACGAGTCGAACGTTTTCCATCTACTTTTACGGGCAAGTATGTATTACATACTGGCGGGACACAAAGTGTCTGGCAAAAATTGAGTTTTCACGTTATGTTTAGCGGTGGTCGGTACGTTGTTGCCTGCTTGGGCTGATATATTCGCGCAGCTGATCCGGCCCATAAATCAGCCAGGGCATTTTCAGATATCGCCCTGGACGAACAGATTTACGTTCAGGTTTGGCGCGCGTAAAAACGGCCGGCCGTATTAGCAGTCGTTTCGTACGAGTACTCAATTACCCTGCCTCTTACAAAGTCGTGCGTGGACAGTATAAGTTACGGGACACTAAACAAAATATCTTGCAGCTCACCGTTTCGTGACGTTAACGGGCTTTGTTTCGCAGTATATTACGTGCAAGTAATTCGCGCGTTATATCGGTCGAACGAAAGGACGCCATCGCCATGGAGGCACTGAATTATATTACACCCTCATGCGCGCGAGCACGCTCTTCTTGGGTTCGCGATAGCGCGTGAACGTGTACCAGACGAGGATTTCTACTACCCTGTCGCTGTATACCGAACTGTGCACGGGTATAAAACGGCTCCGGTGTACTGTACGATGGGTAAGGAGAAACGTGAGAAGAAATACAACAAGACGCTTTTAAATTATAGTTAACCGCGTTGGTGAATACGGTGTGTGGCCTCGTATCATCCGCTAACCGATATGCGTTATGCATATAAAATTATCTCGCGTCGTTATTACAGCCGCTGCGAATTACGCCGGCGATTCGGGTAATTATGATACAGTTTAACCGAACCTAAAATGTTGCCAGAGAGATCGCTGTCTTTTGATTTCTGCCGGCGTTCAACTTGGGGGAAAGGAATCGATGCGCGCGCGCGCTTCTGCTGGGCAATTAGCGAATGCCTCGCGTAATTTCCAATGGAACACGCCGGAAACCGTTCGGTTTTCTTCTAGCTATAATTGGTCGCATTCCTTGGTGCTGCACTTACGAGAGCCGCCGACCACGGAATGTGACAGATTATTgcgttttcttttcatttattctttggGACAATACACTTTTTTCTACCTTTTTTTTCTATTACGAACTGACGTGCTAAAGTTTAACGCGTTCGAATAGTTGGAACGTTAGTTTTAAGTTAACCCTCGTCGCATTTGCATAGAAAGGCATTTTGAATAGAGGGACGACATCCTTCAAAGCTCGTGAAAGACAAATAGATTTTTAGTCTGCTTTGTGATCGTCGTAATAGAATCCTTTGTTCTTAAAACGGACGTAGAGATACGTATTTAACAAACGGTTACCCAGATCGATGGGTATACACGTTCTATTTAAGTGATTTCAATTGTGGAAGTATTTAATATTGCGTATAATATTGGCTTTCGTAATGCGCTCGCAATTGACGTTTATAGCTTGTAAAGTAAGACCGCGGAAACCAATAATTAGCAAGGATATGGCATACAATCAGACTTATGgatgtacatatttatacataGTGTTAATTATCTTTgtggaaatacataatattttatagtatCTATAAAAGTAGATATCCACACATATATGCAACGATCGTTTGGACAGGGGAGCGCAGTAACGGAACGCAAAACAATTTTATTCCTAAAGTAATAAACATTTTTCCCCGTTTACTCGATGCATCGTCGAAGTAACTTGGGTTTGCGTGTTTCTTCACCGCGTTTCTTCCTTGTTGGGCAGGATTGTTTTCCTGTGACTGTGACTCGATTGCGACCGTTCCTTCTCTTCAAGCCTTTTACCTGATGCTGAGCACCGTTCGTTTTGTTTCTCGTTTCGATTTGTCCCCTTGGCTGATCTAGGAATCGACCGCAACGATCCGACaaagaaacgaaatatcgaCTGCCCTTCCTGGTATTGCCGCGGTCCACGGCATTATCCGTGTTTTGCCTCGTTTTCTCCGTCTTGGCGCAAGATCGAAGTTGCCGTTATGTCATTCGTAACGGGCTTCCATGCTACGTCTTCGGGAACTGGTGCTCGCGCGACGTTAGCTACGTTCGAATCGGTGGGTGTGCGCAACTTACGTACGATTTACAGGCAAACGGCAATTTTACGCTTTCCGCGTTTCGTATTTTCCATTTCGTTTTGTGGATCGTAAGTAACACGCGTAATACACCGTTCCAGTATCGTTGTTAATTTACGAACTTCTACGGGGAGTAACGTACTCCGCTTCGATGGAGGAATTACGTGGAACCGTGCGCCATTCGGcctgtaaaataaaattacgacCCTCTAAATTCTAACGAGAGTTCCGTGGCGTCGTTCGTTCGGAATCACGTTGACGCGAACCTTTGACTCGTTATGGGGTTACGTTgtaaattaaatcgttttactCCGTTTACTTCGTCTTACGTACGTTATATCAATCACGGAATCAAAAATTCTCTGCCAATTTTTaccaaaattgaaatatttccaaTCGTCGAGGTATCGTTCGATATCAACGCCAGAGAGCGGAGATATCTTCCTTTGATTCAGGTCGCAATAATATCATCGAGTAGAAGGTATCTCAGCATCCCCTTATCCAAGCCTACTTAGAAACGTAGGTTACCTGTTGGAGTCCCCGGTGGAGGCGGGGAAAAAGCTGGCCTAGAGACTTGAAATAAATCGGGGATTCGCGTTCCGTCGTGTTCGCGGTCGGTGGTCTTCCGAAGAAGGACGAAAGGATGTAGCCATTTAGTAGGAAGGAAATACACGGCGGCGTGTTTCGGTTTGGCGGCAAAAAGCGTTCGAAAGTTGGACGACGATAGAATAGACGCGCGCCCCGCGGCGGTAATAGCAGCGATCCGCAGCAACGGGGACACGGTAGCCGAGTGGTCGGCTGATCGAAGGTCGGCTGGTTCTTTTGGTCGTCGCTAATTGATTTAAGAATGCCGCTACGATGCGAATGCACGCATGCTGCGCGTCGAATCCGGCCTTTAAGGACCGTGTGCTCGCGAGTGAGCGCACCAGCGCAGCGTAGCGCGCCACTGCACTGCCTTCGTCCGCTGATCGTTCGTCCTGGAATGCCACCACGGCTATCCCAGACGACCCTAGCCACGGGGAGATCTGAATCTTTGGCccatcttcttcttccttctttcttcccttGTAATTGTTGTGCAGTTTGTTTTTGATACGGCTACGCGAACACGAAGAACGCATTTGGACAATGGGGTCCTTTTCGGAATCGCAGACACGCGCTGCGAGTCGAGACTGTTTATCGAGGTAAATGAATTCAAGGATAAAGGTCTTTTTCGATATTGGCGATAGTTCGGGTGGAAGCGCGACTATTCGCCCTGCTGACTAATTAATTTCTTCTGTAGAGGAAATATTCTCTAGGTAAAATAGGTCGAAGGAAATTTCAACGGATAGAAATCGAACGTGATCGTTCTCGAGTGTGCACAGTCAGCACGGAATAATACTAAACTCGGGAGTGTTCACTCCGGAAAAGAAACATTGCAAACGCGTACTTCTCGTAATCAACGGAGAATTGCACAAGCGAGCTTCCTCCACTTTCCATTTCCACGCCCGCATCCGACATAGTTAACGCGACTCGGCTGTTTGTGTTGCATTCAGATTACAATCGAAGAGATCGTCGTATCCGTTGGAAAAATCCAATGGAAAGCCAACTCGAACGAGGGAAAAGAGGAGTCGCACGAACCCGGTAGCAGTTGCTTTCGTTCGCATCGACTTCCTTGACTTCTTAATTATGCTACGCTATCACGCGGTTACgcaattaatgatgtaattacATAGCTTTTCGATTAATTATTCAAGGAGAATAATGTTCCCTCTGAGAAAGCACTCGGAACAGCCGTGTCAAAGTCATTGTCAGCGTAGTCCACGATAATGCTTCGCTTTTTGTTCGGTGATTCCGCATTCATTAATCGGGCAGATCGTTTCCGGAAATGTTATATACAAAGCTGTTTATACGGCTGTTAAACTGTTTCGAATGTTTGGAAGATCGCGTGGATAAGTAGCGACGATTTGACGTCTACGAAGATCGATAGCGTCGGTCAAAGTAAAAGTTAGTACGAAATTTTTAATGGCCAGTAATAATAAGTGACGcgaatacatacatatgtatgttttaATTGCTGAATAATTCGATGATTGGTGATAAAGTAATGTAAGTATGATTTTTAAGGAGTAAACGAATAGTTTTATAACGCGTAACACGATTCACTCTCGTTTCTGtgataaattaaaaacattacaCGAAAGATCATAAGTCTAACTGACTCACTTTGTCCACATTTTTATTGCACGTTCGCTCGAGTAATCAGAAGTGACACATTAGCGGTCCACGCGTGGTACGAGGCGATGCATTGCAAAACAGTGCGCATTGCAGAACCATTTACAGCACGTGTCGAGGTTCAACTTTCAAAACGCGGGTGTTGAATAAAGCTATGTGTCGTGCAACCTCCCCTTTTCTAGGAACTGGACTGAAGTAGCGAATGGACTGGAGAATAGCGAAGGAACCATGCTTAAGGTTGTTACCCCTCGAGGAACCAGATGTTCGCGTGATCCAGGTGCGCCTACAAGGTCCACGTCACATTGTAACGCTCTTCAGGAATTAATTCTGACTGGGATTTTTCCTCGGCTCGTGAAAGGAGCCCTCCCTTTTCAATGAAATCGACCATGATCCACGCGATTCCGGATGCTATCTTCTCTTTGGGATCGGATACTTTTAAACGTCTCGGCATGCCCATGCACTGGAATGCTTTCACGTCGAGTTTGCCTTTGGTTCTAACGATTAGCGTCGCTCCCTTTTTGCGATATTCGGCCTCGAGATATCCGTTTATCGGGAGAAGCTCGTAGAAATTGTCGAGGCAACGTTGTTCAAACACGTTGATTGTATTTGCAACTGTTCGTCCTGTAAATGTTTGGCTCAAAGTTTTATATCTCTAAATTCAATTTTGCCTCAGAGAAAATAAATTACCGTATAAGCTACGTTAGTTTTAGAAAGACTGAGGTTAATACGTACGTATTGTCGCGTTTAAGAAAATTGTCCATTTGAAACTTCAAAAACGTTTTCAAACTTAAATAGGGAGAAaataaagatttatttacgAGCAACTCGATACCAATGCGGTGGAATCGAAACATCCTGCAATTAAAACCCATATCATCGTCGTTAATCATCAATGCACCGTAAGATCTATATTTCTTGGTGCACAGTACCGTAAGATTCGTACTACTTCATGATACGTAAGATGCGCCGTAAAATCGATACATCTTGATACGTTACGTGTCTTCCTGATTTCATAATGTTACCGATTTTTCGTAATTTCACGATAT
Above is a genomic segment from Bombus vancouverensis nearcticus chromosome 13, iyBomVanc1_principal, whole genome shotgun sequence containing:
- the LOC117160481 gene encoding uncharacterized protein LOC117160481; protein product: MSSNGEFSTMSSEEVPSLPKSLPSSREATAEGSSGSSGGYMPLREFLDRFSLPRVVRLEGTGGRPVLLYKQQQRSLRVSATLLIHRYRHDVKVGPEIVIPEGYPGWFSVISGNNTTGSARVYRRVDSLVRAGVPAFLLAAPLRAYILTHSKMENGNLRAHYTKTTIRAGEILRLIAVFQDTRKCSTVSFGISGSSSEKDQYAQCLDPHGREVFAPLSARGEFYAICQNGSIDTGSDAVLYKVHHLARRPLPLRVRLIAGPLPVPLPREYGGLMQLESSTRGPIVLGCIVPERPVHNPEMLELVVTGNGAPRVRRARLGYPSEARLLASPKMQRLLSACSRAVGDRATEPRVAPLKLHPVGENLKEMHLKKIKPKPETKPILQSLKDGLEQLKKSTVREKSQTRQNCRNGFLDRISKFAQGGRSRNPAKKSASFTFAVKPEIAMRCQERYSSLEPETTSHPSHSNSSKQPVQRSASTSVLEMPANVELQPNYSRVRDSLTPVPSLPKLTRTKADDIYAEICENAAAQVEKCPGSHVMARIKIIVKGRDSSTALPNKIGDDSRYANSMVTNNQIDSIISTEDEVIYNTIF